A genomic stretch from Pseudomonas sp. MUP55 includes:
- a CDS encoding betaine/proline/choline family ABC transporter ATP-binding protein (Members of the family are the ATP-binding subunit of ABC transporters for substrates such as betaine, L-proline or other amino acids, choline, carnitine, etc. The substrate specificity is best determined from the substrate-binding subunit, rather than this subunit, as it interacts with the permease subunit and not with substrate directly.), whose amino-acid sequence MIELQNLSKTFQSNGKTVTAVNDVSLTVNEGEICVFLGPSGCGKSTTLKMINRLIKPSSGKILINGEDTTDLDEVTLRRNIGYVIQQIGLFPNMTIEENIVVVPKLLGWDKQKCHDRARELMSMIKLEPKQYLHRYPRELSGGQQQRIGVIRALAADAPLLLMDEPFGAVDPINREMIQNEFFEMQRALNKTVIMVSHDIDEAIKLGDKIAIFRAGKLLQIDHPDTLLAHPADEFVSNFVGQDSTLKRLLLVKAEDAADNAPSVSPETPVADALELMDEHDRRYVVVTCAENKALGYVRRRDLHRQTGTCGQYLREFNATAAYDEHLRILLSRMYEFNRSWLPVMDAERVFLGEVTQESIAEYLSSGKSRGGKTSIVSPAETALA is encoded by the coding sequence ATGATCGAACTTCAAAACCTGTCCAAGACTTTTCAAAGCAACGGCAAGACTGTCACCGCCGTCAACGATGTAAGCCTGACCGTCAACGAAGGCGAAATTTGCGTATTCCTCGGCCCTTCGGGTTGCGGCAAGAGTACGACGTTGAAAATGATCAACCGCCTGATCAAGCCAAGCTCGGGCAAGATCCTGATCAACGGCGAAGACACCACCGACCTCGACGAAGTGACCCTGCGCCGCAATATCGGCTACGTGATCCAGCAAATCGGCCTGTTCCCGAACATGACCATCGAAGAGAACATCGTGGTGGTGCCCAAGCTGCTCGGTTGGGACAAGCAGAAATGCCACGACCGCGCTCGCGAACTGATGAGCATGATCAAGCTGGAGCCCAAGCAGTACCTGCACCGTTATCCGCGTGAACTGTCCGGTGGCCAGCAACAGCGCATCGGCGTGATCCGCGCCCTGGCGGCGGATGCCCCCTTGCTGCTGATGGACGAACCGTTCGGCGCGGTCGACCCGATCAACCGCGAGATGATCCAGAACGAGTTCTTCGAGATGCAGCGTGCGCTGAACAAGACCGTGATCATGGTCAGCCACGACATCGACGAGGCCATCAAGCTGGGCGACAAGATTGCGATCTTCCGCGCCGGCAAGCTGCTGCAGATCGACCATCCCGATACGCTGCTGGCCCACCCGGCGGATGAGTTTGTGAGCAACTTCGTCGGCCAGGACAGCACCCTCAAACGCCTGCTGCTGGTGAAGGCCGAAGATGCGGCAGACAACGCGCCGTCGGTGAGCCCGGAAACGCCGGTGGCCGATGCACTGGAGTTGATGGACGAGCACGACCGCCGCTATGTGGTGGTCACCTGCGCCGAGAACAAGGCGCTGGGCTATGTACGCCGTCGTGACTTGCACCGTCAGACCGGTACCTGCGGCCAGTATCTGCGTGAGTTCAACGCCACGGCGGCGTATGACGAACACCTGCGCATCCTGTTGTCGCGCATGTACGAGTTCAACCGTTCGTGGTTGCCGGTGATGGATGCCGAGCGGGTGTTTCTGGGTGAAGTGACCCAGGAGTCGATTGCCGAGTACTTGAGCTCCGGCAAGTCGCGTGGGGGCAAGACCAGTATCGTTTCGCCTGCCGAGACCGCCCTGGCCTGA
- a CDS encoding ABC transporter permease, with protein MEFLNAFSHLDWAQVLHLTWQHITLVGIAVILAILIGVPLGILMTRFPTLAGPLQASATVLLTVPSIALFGLLLPFYSKFGQGLGPMPAITAVFLYSLLPIMRNTYLALTGVEPGIREAAKGIGMTFGQRLRMVELPIAVPVILAGVRTAVVMNIGVMTIAATIGAGGLGVLILASISRSDMSMLIVGAVLVSLLAIFADLLLQWLQRSLTPKGLLK; from the coding sequence ATGGAATTTTTGAACGCCTTTTCCCACCTTGATTGGGCCCAAGTCCTGCACCTGACCTGGCAGCACATCACCCTGGTTGGCATCGCGGTCATCCTCGCGATCCTGATCGGCGTGCCCCTGGGCATCCTGATGACGCGTTTCCCCACCCTGGCCGGCCCGCTGCAGGCCAGTGCCACGGTGCTGCTGACCGTACCGTCCATCGCGCTGTTCGGCCTGCTGCTGCCGTTCTATTCCAAGTTCGGCCAGGGCCTGGGACCGATGCCGGCGATCACCGCCGTGTTTCTCTACTCGCTGTTGCCAATCATGCGTAACACCTACCTGGCGCTCACCGGTGTCGAACCGGGTATTCGCGAGGCCGCCAAGGGCATCGGCATGACCTTTGGCCAGCGCCTGCGCATGGTCGAACTGCCGATTGCCGTGCCGGTGATCCTCGCCGGCGTGCGCACCGCCGTCGTGATGAACATCGGTGTGATGACCATCGCCGCCACCATCGGCGCCGGTGGCCTGGGTGTACTTATTCTGGCTTCCATCAGCCGCAGCGACATGTCGATGCTGATCGTCGGCGCCGTGCTGGTCAGTCTCCTGGCCATTTTCGCCGACCTGCTCCTGCAATGGCTGCAACGCTCGCTGACTCCAAAAGGATTGCTCAAATGA
- a CDS encoding glycine betaine ABC transporter substrate-binding protein, translated as MKKLSLVLGCVLLFAGIAQAAEKPLIRIGARVFTEQTLLAEITSQYLRTKGYDAQVTGGLGSNLARSAQESGQLDLIWEYTGVSLVAYNHIDEKLDSAQSYARVKELDAKKGLVWLSPSRFSNTYALALPEKVAQEHPEINSISDLTRAMAADTQEHRLVALDTEFANRSDGLAGMVKLYDMNLTRKNTRQMDAGLVYTALRNGQVFAGLVYTTDGRLNAFKLKLLEDDKHYFPDYTAAPVIRQEYLDQHPQLAAELKPLAALFDDETMRQLNARVDVDHESPSAVAADFLRQHPINQ; from the coding sequence ATGAAAAAACTAAGCTTGGTACTCGGCTGCGTCCTGCTGTTTGCAGGTATTGCGCAAGCCGCTGAAAAACCGCTGATCCGCATCGGCGCCCGGGTGTTCACCGAACAGACCCTGCTGGCCGAAATCACCTCCCAGTACCTGCGCACCAAGGGCTACGACGCCCAGGTGACCGGTGGCCTGGGCAGTAACCTGGCGCGCAGTGCTCAGGAAAGCGGTCAGCTGGACCTGATCTGGGAATACACCGGCGTGTCGCTGGTGGCGTACAACCACATCGACGAGAAACTCGACAGCGCCCAGTCCTACGCGCGGGTGAAGGAACTCGACGCGAAAAAAGGCCTGGTCTGGCTGTCGCCGTCGCGCTTCAGCAACACCTACGCCCTGGCATTGCCGGAGAAAGTCGCGCAGGAACATCCCGAGATCAACAGCATCAGTGACCTCACCCGCGCCATGGCCGCCGATACCCAGGAACATCGCCTGGTCGCCCTGGACACCGAGTTCGCCAACCGTTCCGACGGCCTGGCCGGCATGGTCAAGCTGTATGACATGAACCTTACGCGCAAAAACACCCGGCAGATGGACGCGGGGCTGGTCTACACCGCGCTGCGCAATGGCCAAGTGTTTGCCGGTTTGGTCTACACCACCGACGGTCGCCTGAACGCCTTCAAGTTGAAGTTGCTGGAAGACGACAAGCACTACTTCCCGGACTACACCGCCGCCCCGGTGATCCGCCAGGAATACCTCGACCAGCACCCGCAACTGGCTGCCGAGCTCAAGCCGCTGGCCGCGCTGTTCGATGACGAAACCATGCGCCAGCTGAATGCGCGGGTCGACGTTGACCATGAAAGCCCGTCCGCTGTTGCCGCAGATTTCCTGCGCCAGCATCCGATCAATCAATAA